The region GACCACCAGGTGAAGATCCGCGGTTTCCGCATCGAGCCGGGCGAGATCGAGGCCAACCTGGCCGCGCATCCGGGCGTCCGCCAGGCGGCGGTGGTCGTGCGGGAGGACCGCCCGGGCGACCGGCGGCTGGTCGGCTACGCCGTCACCGACGCCGAGCCGGCGCGGCTGCGCGAGCACCTCGCCGCCGTGCTGCCGGACTACATGGTTCCCTCCGCGCTGGTCGTCGTGGACGAGATCCCGTTGACCGGCAATGGAAAGCTCGACACCGCGGCCCTGCCCGCACCGGAGGTCGAGGCCGGTGGGCGCGGCCCGCGCAACGACGTGGAAGCCCGGCTGTGCGCGTTGTTCGCCGAGGTGCTCGGAGTCGGTGAAGTGGGCATCGACGACGGCTTCTTCGAGCTCGGCGGGCATTCGCTGCTGGCCACGCGGCTGCTGTCGCGCGTCCGCGACGAGCTCGGCGTCGAGCCGACCATCCGCGCGCTGTTCGACCACCCGACCGTCGCGGGCCTGGTCACCCAGTTCACCGCGCGCGGCGGGCAGCGGCCCGCGCTGGTGCCCCACGAGCGGCCGGAGCAGGTGCCGCTGTCGTTCGCCCAGCAGCGCCTGTGGTTCCTGCACCGGCTGGAAGGACCCAGCCCCACCTACAACCTGCCGGTCGTGCTGAAGCTCTCCGGCGGGCTCGACCCCGTCGCGTTGCAGGCGGCGATCACCGACGTCGTCGAACGGCACGAGAGCCTGCGCACGGTTTTCCCCGAGACGCTGGGCGAACCGCGCCAGGAGGTCCGCAACACCACACCGGAACTGCACCGGGTGCGCACCGGCGACCTGGACGCCGACCTCGCGCGCGAGGCGCGCCACTGCTTCGAGCTCGCCGAGGAGCCGCCGATCCGCACGGTGCTTTTCGAGACCGGGGCGGACGAGCACGTCCTGCTGCACCACATCGCCACCGACGAGTGGTCGATGGCGCCGCTGGTCCGGGACGTGTCGGCGGCGTACGCGGCGCGGCTGCGCGGCGCCGAGCCGTTGTGGCGGGAGCTGCCCGTGCAGTACGTCGACTACACGCTCTGGCAACGGGAACTGCTCGGTGCGGAGGGTGATCCGGCGGGGCTGGGGGCGCGGCAGCTCGCGTTCTGGACCCGTGCGCTGGACGGCCTGCCCGACCAGCTCGAGCTGCCGACCGACCGGCCGCGTCCGGCGGTGCCCAGCCACCGGGGTGACGCGGTCCGCTTCGACATCGACGCCGAGCTGCACAAGCGGCTGCGGGAGCTGGCGGCCGAGCACGGCGCGAGCGTCTTCATGGTGCTGCAGGCCGGGATCGCGGCGCTGCTGACCCGGATGGGCGCGGGCACCGACATCCCGATCGGCACACCGGTGGCCGGCCGCGGGGAGCAGGCGCTCGACGACCTCGTCGGGTTCTTCGTCAACAGCCTGGTGCTGCGCACCGACACCTCCGGCGACCCCGCCTTCGGCGAACTGCTCGACCGCGTCCGCCGGACCGACCTGGCCGCCTACGAGCACGCGGACCTGCCGTTCGAGCGCCTGGCCGAGGTGCTCAACCCGGTGCGGTCGCTGTCTCGCCACCCGCTTTTCCAGGTGATGCTGGCCTACTGGGGTGCCACCGACGACGCGCCCGCCGAACTGCCCGGGGTCGAGACCACCGTGGAGCTCGCCGACGCGGGGGCGGCGAAGTTCGACCTCGCGTTCAGCCTCGGCGACCGCCCCGGTGGCGGCATCGACGGGCTGGTGCGCTTCGGCACCGACCTGTTCGACCGCGAGACCGTGGCCGACCTGGCCGGCCGCCTGGTCACCCTCCTCCGCTCGGCGGTGGCCGATCCCGCGCAGCCGATCACCGGCCTGGAGATCCTCGGCGCCGGCGAGCGGGAGCGGATCCTGGGCTGGGGCGACGAGGTGGAGGCGGCCGCCGGCGCTCGTCGCGCGACGTTCCCCGCGCTGCTGGCCGAACGGGTCGCCGAGCACCCGGACAAGCCCGCGCTGGTCTTCGAGGAAGTCGAGCTGTCCTACAGGGACTTGCATCGGCGTGTCCGTTCGCTGGCCCGCCTGCTCGCCGAGAACGGCGTGGGACGCGGCGACGTCGTGGGCGTCATGCTGCCGCGCTCGCCGGAGCTGGTCGTCGGGCTCGTGGCGGCGATGACCTCCGGTGCCGCCTACCTCGCGCTGGACCCCGACTACCCGGCCGAGCGGCTGCGGCACATGGTCGAGGACGCCCGGCCGGCCGTGGTGATCACCGGCGGCCGCGACACCGACCTGCTCGCCCGGGTGCTGGGCTGCCACGACGAGCCGGCCGACCCGTCCGGTCCGCTGCCCGAGCCCGCGGCCGAGGACCCGGCCTACGTCATCTACACCTCCGGTTCGACCGGACGCCCGAAGGGCGTCGTCGTCCCGCACAGCGGCATTTCCGGACTGCTCGCCACGCAGTCCGGACGGCTGGGCGTCACCGCGTCCAGCAGAGTTCTGCAGTTCGCCTCGCCGAGCTTCGACGTGGCGTGTGCATGGGTCTGCTCAGCGGCGGCACGCTGGTGGTGGTGCCCGCCGAACGCCGCGTGCCGGGCGAGCCGCTGGCGGAGTACGCGCGCGAGCACCGCGTCACGCACATGGCGATCGGGCCGTCGGTCATGGGAATGTTCCCGGACGGCACCGAGTTCCCGCCCGGCGTCACGCTGCTCTGCGGAGCGGAGAAGGTGCCCTCGGAGCTGGTGCTGCGCTGGGCCGGCCGCTACCGCATGGTCAACTGCTACGGCCCGACCGAGGCGACGGTCAACTCGACGCTGTGGGACTGCGACCCGGACGAGGTCGCGGCGTCCGTGCCGATCGGTCTACCGGACCCGGGCACCCGCCTCTACGTGCTGGACGACGCGCTCCAGCTCTGCCCGCCCGGCGTGGTCGGCGAGCTCTACGTCGCGGGCACCGGCCTCGCGCACGGTTACCTCGCGAAGCCGGGGCTGACCGCGCAGCGCTTCGTGGCCGACCCGTTCGGCCCGCCCGGCTCGCGGATGTACCGCACCGGCGACCTCGTGCGCTGGCGCCGCGACGGCGTACTGGACTTCGCCGGTCGCGCCGACGACCAGGTCAAGATCAGCGGCTTCCGCATCGAGCTGGGCGAGGTCGAGGCGGTGCTGGCGCGCCACCCCGGGGTCGCGCAGGTCGCCGCGGTGGTCCGCGAGGACCGGCCGGGCGACCGGCGGCTGGTCGGCTACGTCGTCGGCGACGCCGAGCCCGCCGAGCTGCGCCGCCACGTCGCCGACGCGCTGCCCGACCACATGGTCCCGGCGGCGATCGTGCCCGTCGACGCGCTTCCGCTGATGCCCAACGGGAAACTCGACCGCAACGCGCTGCCCGCGCCCGACCTCGGCGCCGCGGTGGGCGACGACATGCCGCGCAACCCGACCGAGGAAGCGCTCTGCGGGCTGCTCGCCGAAGTCCTCGAACTGCCCGGGGTCGGAGTCGCCGACAGCTTCTTCGACCTCGATGGGCACTCGCTGCTCGCCGCCCGGCTGATCGCGCGCGTCAAGGACGCGCTCGGCGTCCGGCTCAACGTCGGCAGCCTGTTCGCCGCGCCGACCGTCGCGGGGCTGGCCGAGCGCATCCGGCACGGTGGCCAGCGCCACGCGCTGGACATCCTGCTGCCGCTGCGCACGCAGGGCAGCAAGGAGCCGCTGTTCTGCGATGAACGTCGTCAGCCCGGACTCCGGGATGCGGGTGGCCGCACTGGTCCAGCTCGGGTCGGGCTTCTTCGTCGGCGCGGCCTCGGCGGAGCTGCAGGTCGTCGCCTTCGCCACGATCGACCGGTCGGCGACAGGGGGCGCATCCACGCTGTTCAACGTCCAGCGCCAGGTCGGGGCGGCGCTCGGGGTGGCGGTGACCGCGTCGGTGCCGGCGGTCGGCGGGGAACCGGATTTGGGCACCTACCACGCGGGAATGCTCGTGTCGGCCGGTTTCGCGCTCGCCGGGGTGGTTCTCGCGCTGCGAATCCGGGATCGCGCGGCGGAACCGGAGGTCGCGGCCGAGCCGCGGACCGCGGTGGCGGCGAAGTGGAGATCTCGACCACCGCGGGGGAGACAGGGCAGCCTATCTATGGTTAGGCTAGCCTTAATCAACGAAGATCGTCCGGAACGGAAAGGACCGCGCGGCGGATGACTACAGCGAACCGGCCCAGTCCGCACGCACGCCCTCCGGCGCGCAACCTGGAGGTGCTGCGCACCGCGGAGCTGAGCCCGTCGATGCGGCGCGTCACGCTGGGCGGTGAGGAGCTCACCGGTTTCCTGGACGAGCACCAGGGCCCGAACATCAAGGTGTTCGTGCCCAGCCAGGACCAGCGGCGGCCGGTGCTGCCGTCCTCGACGGCGACACCGGTCGCTACGTCTGGCCCGAGGCGCACGAGCGCCCCACGATGCGGACCTACACCGTGCGCCGCTACGACGAGTCGCGCTGCGAGCTCGACGTGGACTTCGTGATGCACGGCGAGCACGGCGTCGCGTCGAACTGGGCGCGCAACGCCCGTCCCGGCGACTTCCTCGGCGTGATGGGCTCCGGCGGCAGGACGTGCCGGGCGGCCGACTGGTACCTGCTGGTCGGCGACGAGACGGCGATGCCGGCCATCTGCGCGATGGTCGAGCGGCTGCCGGTCACCGCGCGCGGCCAGGTCTTCATCGAGGTCTCCGACGCCGCCGAGCAGCTCGACATCGTCTGCCCGCCGGACCTGCGGCTGACCTGGCTGCACCGCGACGGCGTCCCCGCCGGCCGCTCCACGCTGCTCCCCGACGCCGTGCGGGAGCTGGAGCTGCCCGGCGACCAGGACGTCTCGGCGTGGGTCTCCGGCGAGTCCACGATGGTCCGCGGCATCCGCAGGCACCTGCGCACCGACCGCGGCCTGCCCGCCCAGTCGGTGCTCGCCGTCGGCTACTGGAAGCGCGGCATGGCCGAGACCGAATACCACGACCAGTACAACCACGACCGCGACTGAGGTCGTGACCAGCGCGCGGCGGCACAGGCGCGCCGCCGCGAAGTCCGAGCACCACCGGCGATGTCGGCGCACACCGCCGGGGAACCGTCGTGCCCTCCTGCGGTGGGCACTGTGATGGAGGGGGACAACGTGTCCGCGGCACCGATCGATCGAACGGACCCAGTGCACGACATCATCGGCATCGGGTTCGGGCCGTCCAACCTCGCCCTGGCCGTCGCCGTCGACGAGCACAACCGCACGGCGCCCGGTGACGAGCGGCTGGACGCCGTCTTCCTCGACCGGCAGTCCCGGTTCGGCTGGCACCGCGGCATGCTCATCGAGGGCACCACGATGCAGGTGTCGTTCCTCAAGGACCTGGCCACGACGCGCAACCCGGCCAGCGACTTCACGTTCCTGTCCTACCTGCACGAGCGCGGGCGGCTGGTCGACTTCATCAACCACAAGGCGATGTTCCCGAGCAGGGTCGAGTACCACGACTACCTGGAGTGGGCGGCGGCCCGCCTCGACCACCTGGTGCGCTACGACTCCGAGGTCGTCGGCGTCGAGGCCGGCGCCGACGGCGTGTTCGAGGTGCTGGTGCGCCAAGGCTCGGGCGAGCTGGTCCTGCGCCGCGCGCGCAACGTCGTCATCGCCGTCGGCCTGGAGGCCAGCGTGCCCGACGGCGCCGAGCTGGGACCCCGCGTGTGGCACAACCTCGACCTGATGCACCGCGTCGGTGAGCTCGACCCCGCCGAGCCGCGCCGCTTCACCGTGATCGGCGCCGGGCAGAGCGCCGCCGAGGTGACCGACTACCTGCACCGCACCTTCACCCGCGCCGAGGTCTGCTCGGTGTTCAGCCGCTACGGGCACACCCCGGCCGACGACAGCCCCTTCGCCAACCGCATCTTCGACCCGCGGGCCGTCGACGACTTCTACGCCGCGCCCGGCGAGGTCAAGCGGATGCTGATGGACTACCACCGCAACACCAACTACTCGGTCGTCGACCTCGACCTCATCGAGGAGCTCTACGCCCGCTGCTACCAGGAGAAGGTGCGCGGGGAGTGCCGGCTGCGGATGCTCAACGCGTCGCGGGCCGTGGAAGTGCGGCCGGGCCCGGACGGCGTGCGGGTGACGGTGGAGTTCCTGCCGACCGGCGAGCGCACGGTCCTCGACTCCGACGTGCTGGTCTATGCGACCGGCTGCCGTCCGGGCGACCCGCTGCGGCTGCTCGGCGACCTCGGCGGCCACTGCGAACGCGACGAAGAGGGCCGGCTTCGGGTCGAGCGCGACTACCGGCTGCGCACCGACGACGGCGTGCCCGGCGGCATCTACCTGCAGGGCGCGACCGAGCACACCCACGGCATCACCTCGTCGCTGCTGTCCAACGGCGCCGTCCGCGCGGGCGAGATCCGCGACTCGGTGCTCGCGCGCCGCACCGCGCCGGTCGTCCGCGACTACGCGCTCAGCGGGAGCTGACCCGCCGCACCCGTGAGTCCTCCGAGTCGTTGCGACAGCCCGGAAGACTCGCGGGTGGTCGCAGTGGCGGAGCCGACACCCGAGGCGGGCCCGCGCCGGGAACAGAGGCGGCGGGTGCGTGGTTGCACCGGCCGATGAACGTTGACGCGAACCCGGACGACGCCGTGCGCGGTGCCGCCCGCGGCGACTCCCCGGTCCCGCTGTCGGTCCTCGACCTCGCGCCCGTCGGCGCCGAGATCACCCCCACCGACGCCCTGAACACCACCACCGAGCTGGCCAGGGCCGCGGAGCGGTGGGGCTACCACCGGTTCTGGGTCGCCGAGCACCACGGGATGCCGGGCATCGCCAGCTCCGCCCCGGCGGTGGTGATCGCCCACCTCGCCGCCGCGACCAGCACCCTGCGGGTCGGCTCGGGCGGGGTGATGCTGCCCAACCACGCGCCGCTGGTGGTCGCCGAGCAGTTCGGCACGCTGCAGGCGCTGCACCCCGGGCGCATCGACCTGGGCATCGGCCGCGCCCCCGGCACCGACCAGGCCACCGCCCGCGCGCTGCGCCGCACCACCGGGGCGCTGAGCGCCGACGACTTCCCGCAGCAGCTCGGTGAGCTGATGGCGTTCCTTCGCGGGGAGTTCCCGATCGACCATCCCTACGCCGACGTGCACTCGGTGCCCAACGGCGCGGTGCCGCCGATCTGGCTGCTCGGCTCCAGCGGCTTCAGCGCCCAGGTCGCAGGCGCGCTCGGCCTGCCGTTCGCCTTCGCCCACCACTTCGCGTCGCAGAACACGCTGCCCGCGCTGGACCTCTACCGCGAGAGCTTCGAGCCCTCGGAGGTGCTCGACAAGCCCTACGCGCTGATCGGCGTGCAGGCCATCGCCGCCGACACCGACGAGGAGGCGCTGCGCCTGGCCCGCCCGATCGCGCTGAGCATGCTGCGGCTGCGGCGGGGCAACCCCGGACGGATGCCCAGCCCGGAGGAGGCCGCCGCCTACCCCTACGACGAGATGGAGAGCGCGTTCGTTCGGAGCTGGCTCGCCGACGCGGTGCACGGCTCGCCCGAGACGGTCCGCGCCGAGCTCGACGAGCTGCGCGAACGCACGCAGGTCGACGAGCTGATGATCACCGCGAACGTCTACGACCGGAAGGCCAAGCTGCGCTCCTTCGAGCTGATCTCGCAGGAGTACCGGCTGAACTGATCCGCGGCAAGGTGGGCGGCGCCACTCTTGCGCGAGGTCAGCGGTGGGGCGCCGCACCGTGTGGCGTACGGTCTGATGACACCGGTGTGTAGGCACGAGGCGGAATTGAGGGGTAGTCGTGAAGCCTGGTGTGCTGGCCTTTTACCGGATCATGGCTTACGTGACCGCGGTGCTGCTGATCCTTCTGTGCCTGACGATGGTCCTGAAGTACGCGTGGCCCGAGGGAACGCAGATCCAGCAGCTCGGCGACAGCTGGACGACCACGATCGGCATCGGCCACGGGTACCTCTACATCGTGTACCTGTTCATCGCGCTCGTCGCGACCGTGCAGCTCAAGGCCCCGCTGGGCCGCATGCTCCTGGTGCTGCTGGCGGGCACGATCCCGCTCGGCGCCTTCTTCGCCGAGCGCAAGGTGACGCTGTGGCACCAGTTGCGCTCCGAGGGCAAGCCGCTGCCCGGTGAGAACAACAGCGCCCCCGTCGAAGGGACCGGATCGGCGAAGTCATGACCGCTGCCCCCGCAGCCGCCAACAACGCGGCTCCCGCCCCCAAAACACCTCGCCGAGGCGTGCTCGCGGCCTACCTGGCGCTGACCAAGCCTCGTGTCATCGAGCTGCTGCTGGTCACCACCGTGCCCGCGATGTTCCTCGCCCAGCGCGGCATCCCCTCGCCGTGGCTGGTGCTCGTGACGCTGGCGGGCGGAGCGATGTCGGCGGGCAGCGCCAACGCGTTGAACTGCGTCGCCGACTCCGACATCGACGCGGTGATGGACCGGACCAAGAAGCGGCCGCTGGTCAGCTACGAGGTGCCCCGGCGCAGCGCGCTGGTCTTCGGCATCGTGCTGGGCGTGGTGTCGTTCGCGGTGCTCGCGCTCGGCGCGAACCTGCTGGCGGCGGTGCTGTCGCTGGCGGCGATCCTGTTCTACGTCTTCGTCTACACGCTGGTGCTCAAGCGCAGGACGTCGCAGAACATCGTCTGGGGCGGTGCCGCGGGCTGCATGCCGGTGGTCATCGGCTGGGCCGCGGTGACCGGCAGCGTGGAGTGGCCGGCGCTGGTGATGTTCGGCGTGGTGTTCCTGTGGACGCCGCCGCACTTCTGGTCGCTGGCGATGAAGTACCGCGAGGACTACGCGCGGGCGGGCGTCCCGATGCTGCCGGTGGTGGCCACGCCCCGTCAGGTCTCGGCGCGCATCCTGGTCTACAGCTGGGCGACGGTGGCCTGCACCCTGCTGCTGGTGCCCGCCACGAGCTGGGTCTACGTGGCCTTCGCGGTGCTCGCGGGCGCGGCGTTCCTCATCGTGGCGCAGCGCCTGCACAACTCGATCCGGCGAGGGCACGCGTACAACCCGATGAAGCTGTTCCACCTGTCCAACTCGTACCTGGCCCTGCTCTTCGTGGCCATCGCGGTGGACTCCGCAGTGGGTTTGCCTTCTTTCGTCGCGTAGCGGCGACAACGCCGTCCTGGCCCTGGTCGAGTCCGCGGGCAACTCCGGCCCGAACCTGAGAGCTTCGAAACTGCGGCGCGGCGTGAGTGGCCCGCGCTTCGAAGTTCTACGTGGTTGGGCCTCGGGCCAGGCGAAAGCCTGGGTAGTATTGCCGCCGCTCACGCGGCGGTGCCGCCGCTGGCGCGGCGGTGGCGGCTAAAGCCCCAAATGCAGCCGCAGGGCGTTGTCGAGCTTGGCGAGGGTGGTGTCAGGCACCCGGCCGATGCGCTTGCCGAGGCGGTGGAACGCCACCGCCCGCACCTGCTCGGCCTGCGCCTTCGAGTCGCCGGCCAGGCCGCAGTCGGCAGCGCGCAGCCGGACCTGGAACGGCAGCACGCGGTTCACGTTGGAAGTCAGGGGCACGACGGTGATCACACCGCGCCGGGCGCGCTCCGCGCTGCGGTTGGCGGCGTCGTTGCTGACCACGACGGCCGGGCGGGTCTTGTCGGCCTCCGAGCCGCGGATGGGTTCGAAGTCGACCCAGTAGACGTCACCTCGACGCATCTGCGATGCCGTCCGAGGCGGTCGTCTCCCACAGCTTCCGGTCATCGCCGCTTTCCCACTCCGCCCACGCGCTGGCGTAGGCATCTTCCAGCTCGGCGCTCCGCAGCAGGCTGATGGCCTGGTGGATCACGGCGGATCTGGACGGCGCCCCCACCTGCTGGGCGTACTCGTCGACGAACGTCACGTCTTCGTCGGTGAGGCTCACACTGAGTTTCATACCCTCGATGCTACCCGGAGTACTAC is a window of Saccharopolyspora erythraea NRRL 2338 DNA encoding:
- a CDS encoding type II toxin-antitoxin system PemK/MazF family toxin, which encodes MRRGDVYWVDFEPIRGSEADKTRPAVVVSNDAANRSAERARRGVITVVPLTSNVNRVLPFQVRLRAADCGLAGDSKAQAEQVRAVAFHRLGKRIGRVPDTTLAKLDNALRLHLGL
- a CDS encoding siderophore-interacting protein translates to MRTYTVRRYDESRCELDVDFVMHGEHGVASNWARNARPGDFLGVMGSGGRTCRAADWYLLVGDETAMPAICAMVERLPVTARGQVFIEVSDAAEQLDIVCPPDLRLTWLHRDGVPAGRSTLLPDAVRELELPGDQDVSAWVSGESTMVRGIRRHLRTDRGLPAQSVLAVGYWKRGMAETEYHDQYNHDRD
- a CDS encoding DUF3817 domain-containing protein, whose protein sequence is MKPGVLAFYRIMAYVTAVLLILLCLTMVLKYAWPEGTQIQQLGDSWTTTIGIGHGYLYIVYLFIALVATVQLKAPLGRMLLVLLAGTIPLGAFFAERKVTLWHQLRSEGKPLPGENNSAPVEGTGSAKS
- a CDS encoding siderophore-interacting protein, which codes for MRRVTLGGEELTGFLDEHQGPNIKVFVPSQDQRRPVLPSSTATPVATSGPRRTSAPRCGPTPCAATTSRAASSTWTS
- a CDS encoding lysine N(6)-hydroxylase/L-ornithine N(5)-oxygenase family protein is translated as MEGDNVSAAPIDRTDPVHDIIGIGFGPSNLALAVAVDEHNRTAPGDERLDAVFLDRQSRFGWHRGMLIEGTTMQVSFLKDLATTRNPASDFTFLSYLHERGRLVDFINHKAMFPSRVEYHDYLEWAAARLDHLVRYDSEVVGVEAGADGVFEVLVRQGSGELVLRRARNVVIAVGLEASVPDGAELGPRVWHNLDLMHRVGELDPAEPRRFTVIGAGQSAAEVTDYLHRTFTRAEVCSVFSRYGHTPADDSPFANRIFDPRAVDDFYAAPGEVKRMLMDYHRNTNYSVVDLDLIEELYARCYQEKVRGECRLRMLNASRAVEVRPGPDGVRVTVEFLPTGERTVLDSDVLVYATGCRPGDPLRLLGDLGGHCERDEEGRLRVERDYRLRTDDGVPGGIYLQGATEHTHGITSSLLSNGAVRAGEIRDSVLARRTAPVVRDYALSGS
- a CDS encoding antitoxin, translating into MKLSVSLTDEDVTFVDEYAQQVGAPSRSAVIHQAISLLRSAELEDAYASAWAEWESGDDRKLWETTASDGIADASR
- a CDS encoding heme o synthase, translating into MTAAPAAANNAAPAPKTPRRGVLAAYLALTKPRVIELLLVTTVPAMFLAQRGIPSPWLVLVTLAGGAMSAGSANALNCVADSDIDAVMDRTKKRPLVSYEVPRRSALVFGIVLGVVSFAVLALGANLLAAVLSLAAILFYVFVYTLVLKRRTSQNIVWGGAAGCMPVVIGWAAVTGSVEWPALVMFGVVFLWTPPHFWSLAMKYREDYARAGVPMLPVVATPRQVSARILVYSWATVACTLLLVPATSWVYVAFAVLAGAAFLIVAQRLHNSIRRGHAYNPMKLFHLSNSYLALLFVAIAVDSAVGLPSFVA
- a CDS encoding LLM class flavin-dependent oxidoreductase, with the protein product MNVDANPDDAVRGAARGDSPVPLSVLDLAPVGAEITPTDALNTTTELARAAERWGYHRFWVAEHHGMPGIASSAPAVVIAHLAAATSTLRVGSGGVMLPNHAPLVVAEQFGTLQALHPGRIDLGIGRAPGTDQATARALRRTTGALSADDFPQQLGELMAFLRGEFPIDHPYADVHSVPNGAVPPIWLLGSSGFSAQVAGALGLPFAFAHHFASQNTLPALDLYRESFEPSEVLDKPYALIGVQAIAADTDEEALRLARPIALSMLRLRRGNPGRMPSPEEAAAYPYDEMESAFVRSWLADAVHGSPETVRAELDELRERTQVDELMITANVYDRKAKLRSFELISQEYRLN